A window of the Brassica napus cultivar Da-Ae chromosome C5, Da-Ae, whole genome shotgun sequence genome harbors these coding sequences:
- the LOC106435930 gene encoding LOW QUALITY PROTEIN: histone acetyltransferase MCC1 (The sequence of the model RefSeq protein was modified relative to this genomic sequence to represent the inferred CDS: inserted 2 bases in 1 codon; deleted 2 bases in 1 codon), translating to MEDSEPGISRRPSIYYRPISPNDLDRLEQIHRDIFPIKYESEFFQSVVNGVGIVSWAAVDRSRPDGYSDELIGFVTAKFVLAKESEIDDLIGYDSSQGEETLIYILTLGVVETYRNHGIAMSLISGVIRYASGLSLCXYNNPAIRLYNRLMFRCVRRLNGFYLIKRQHFDAFLFVYFVNGSRSPCSPLEVAMFVVNYMKNGIKSVASKLTRKEEQGMKWLVCKDTDCVLPTQTKPNLGSSSSGYGFI from the exons ATGGAGGATTCAGAACCTGGAATCTCTCGTCGTCCGAGTATCTACTACAGACCGATAAGCCCTAATGATCTGGATCGTCTGGAGCAGATACATCGCGACATCTTCCCCATCAA gtATGAGTCTGAGTTTTTTCAGAGTGTTGTGAACGGAGTTGGTATCGTCTCGTGGGCTGCTGTTGATCGAAGCCGGCCTGATGGTTATTCCGATGAGCTTATCGGTTTCGTTACTGCCAAGTTCGTGCTTGCCAAAGAAAGCGAG ATAGATGATCTAATAGGTTACGATTCCTCACAAGGAGAGGAGACTTTGATCTACATCTTG ACACTAGGCGTTGTAGAAACATACAGAAACCATGGAATAG CAATGTCACTTATTAGTGGGGTGATTAGATATGCGTCTGGTTTATCTTTATG ATACAACAATCCTGCCATCCGTTTGTATAACAGATTGATGTTCAGATGCGTCCGGAGATTAAACGGATTCTATCTTATCAAACGACAGCATTTTGATGCCTTCTTGTTTGTCTACTTCGTCAACGGTTCTCGGTCTCCTTGCTCACCCTT AGAGGTTGCAATGTTTGTTGTGAATTATATGAAGAATGGAATCAAGTCAGTGGCGTCTAAGCTGACGAGGAAAGAAGAGCAAGGCATGAAATGGCTGGTTTGCAAAGACACAGATTGCGTCTTACCCACGCAAACCAAACCTAACCTCGGATCATCATCATCCGGGTACGGATTcatttaa
- the LOC106435932 gene encoding protein EXORDIUM-like 6, translating to KLKTHQRPNEKKKKNLHAIAMASSSSSSSLSFITFLLLAPLCFCSEPPLQIPNGTLDLSLLWYGQFTPVQKERVQDFIESLNFDSKEGLDPKVSAWWKVVESYQERYEVKEIYQQKSNRTVAPRIKVKIVRSFVDEKMKYGTELTIENGEKLVETATENMSKVVPVVLLSAQVRSQGLGFCNKTCQRYALTLNGIIKGKEKPQPYVMVSDPEVQCPGECAWPFHIANEGPHGMTYQPPSGEIGADALVIQLATGLADVATNPALSESLFKSEPPYITEGNHISSDYIVDPATKCTRVFGSGAFPGFTGRIRVDPVTGGAFNSHGINHLKFLIPSVWDPKTKSCWTPM from the exons AAACTTAAGACCCATCAAAGGCcaaacgaaaagaaaaaaaaaaatcttcacgCTATAGCAAtggcgtcttcttcttcttcctcctccttatCCTTCATTACCTTCCTCCTCTTGGCGCCTCTCTGCTTTTGTAGTGAGCCACCTTTGCAAATACCAAACGGAACCTTGGATCTCTCGTTACTCTGGTACGGACAATTCACGCCGGTCCAGAAAGAGAGGGTTCAAGATTTCATAGAATCGCTTAACTTTGACAGCAAGGAAGGTCTTGACCCCAAGGTATCAGCGTGGTGGAAAGTGGTGGAGAGTTATCAAGAGAGGTATGAGGTCAAGGAGATTTACCAACAGAAGAGTAACAGAACCGTAGCTCCGAGGATTAAAGTGAAGATTGTCCGGAGCTTTGTGGATGAGAAGATGAAGTATGGAACGGAACTAACAATCGAAAATGGTGAGAAACTGGTTGAGACGGCCACAGAAAACATGTCCAAAGTGGTTCCTGTGGTTTTACTTTCGGCACAAGTTAGGTCTCAAGGCCTAGGGTTCTGTAACAAAACTTGCCAACGCTACGCCCTTACCCTCAATGGTATTATTAAAG GTAAAGAAAAACCACAACCATACGTAATGGTGAGCGACCCGGAGGTGCAGTGTCCCGGAGAGTGCGCTTGGCCTTTCCACATTGCTAATGAAGGTCCACATGGCATGACCTATCAACCACCAAGTGGTGAAATAGGAGCTGATGCGTTGGTTATTCAGCTAGCCACCGGTTTAGCCGACGTTGCCACCAATCCAGCTTTAAGCGAATCCTTATTCAAATCTGAGCCACCCTACATCACCGAGGGAAACCACATCTCTTCGGATTATATTGTGGACCCTGCAACCAAGTGCACACGCGTATTTGGATCCGGAGCTTTTCCTGGTTTCACTGGAAGAATCCGGGTTGACCCGGTAACTGGTGGAGCCTTTAACTCACATGGAATCAACCACTTGAAGTTCTTGATTCCTTCTGTTTGGGACCCTAAGACCAAATCCTGCTGGACTCCGATGTAA
- the LOC125587552 gene encoding heavy metal-associated isoprenylated plant protein 8-like, translating into MCPFFVIFAYIYYANLLIIFSGLKNKQNGEADNKSKNQKNGDSNKSDTKNQKNGDADKSNKKNQCKEIVLKVYMHCEGCASQVSHCLRGYDGVEQIKTEVGENKVVVSGKFDDPVKILRRVQKKFSKNAELISPKPNLNQDQKKEQQQKKESTPQIKTAILKMNIHCEGCVNEIKRGIEKIKGIQTAEPDRSKSMVVVRGVMDPPKLVEEIKKKLKRHAELVSQNTEKGKGNNDKESNNNNKGNKKNEDSDGNTIFSYPPQYSAQHNYPSQIFSEENVHSCSIM; encoded by the exons ATGTGTCCTTTCTTTGTGATTTTTGCATATATCTATTACGCAAACTTACTTATAATTTTTTCGGGATTAAAGAACAAGCAAAATGGAGAAGCAGACAACAAGTCCAAGAATCAGAAAAATGGAGACTCCAATAAGTCAGATACGAAGAATCAAAAAAATGGAGATGCCGATAAGTCTAATAAGAAGAATCAGTGTAAAGAAATTGTTCTGAAGGTTTACATGCACTGTGAAGGTTGCGCTTCACAAGTTTCCCATTGTTTGAGGGGATATGATG GGGTTGAGCAAATTAAGACAGAGGTTGGAGAAAATAAAGTCGTTGTGTCTGGGAAATTTGATGATCCGGTGAAGATATTACGAAGGGTGCAAAAGAAATTCAGTAAAAATGCTGAGTTAATTTCCCCAAAGCCTAACCTTAATCAAGATCAGAAGAAGGAGcaacaacaaaagaaagaa AGTACTCCGCAGATCAAAACtgcaattttaaaaatgaacatTCACTGTGAAGGATGTGTTAATGAAATCAAAAGAGGCATTGAGAAAATAAAAG GTATTCAAACGGCGGAACCAGACCGGTCAAAGTCAATGGTGGTGGTACGAGGAGTCATGGATCCTCCAAAACTCGTGGAGGAAATCAAGAAAAAACTTAAGAGACATGCAGAGCTTGTAAGTCAGAACACAGAGAAAGGCAAAGGTAATAACGACAAAGAGAGTAATAACAATAACAAGGGCAACAAGAAGAACGAAGACAGTGATGGAAACACAATCTTTAGTTACCCTCCTCAATATTCAGCCCAGCATAACTATCCCTCTCAGATTTTTAGCGAGGAGAATGTGCATTCTTGTTCGATCATGTGA
- the LOC125587551 gene encoding heavy metal-associated isoprenylated plant protein 8-like — protein sequence MGKNKQNGEADNKSKNQKNGDSNKSDTKNQKNGDADKSNKKNQCKEIVLKVYMHCEGCASQVSHCLRGYDGVEQIKTEVGENKVVVSGKFDDPVKILRRVQKKFSKNAELISPKPNLNQDQKKEQQQKKESTPQIKTTILKMNIHYEGCVNEIKRGIEKIKGIQTAEPDRSKSMVVVRGVMDPPKLVEEIKKKLKRHAELVIQNTEKGKGNNDKESNNNNKGNKKNEDSDGNTIFSYPPQYSAQNNYPSQIFSDENVHSCSIM from the exons ATGGGAAAG AACAAGCAAAATGGAGAAGCAGACAACAAGTCCAAGAATCAGAAAAATGGAGACTCCAATAAGTCAGATACGAAGAATCAAAAAAATGGAGATGCCGATAAGTCTAATAAGAAGAATCAGTGTAAAGAAATTGTTCTGAAGGTTTACATGCACTGTGAAGGTTGCGCTTCACAAGTTTCCCATTGTTTGAGGGGATATGATG GGGTTGAGCAAATTAAGACAGAGGTTGGAGAAAATAAAGTCGTTGTGTCTGGGAAATTTGATGATCCGGTGAAGATATTACGAAGGGTGCAAAAGAAATTCAGTAAAAATGCTGAGTTAATTTCCCCAAAGCCTAACCTTAATCAAGATCAGAAGAAGGAGcaacaacaaaagaaagaa AGTACTCCGCAGATCAAAactacaattttaaaaatgaacatTCACTATGAAGGATGTGTTAATGAAATCAAAAGAGGCATTGAGAAAATAAAAG GTATTCAAACGGCGGAACCAGACCGGTCAAAATCAATGGTGGTGGTACGAGGAGTCATGGATCCTCCAAAACTCGTGGAGGAAATCAAGAAAAAACTTAAGAGACATGCAGAGCTTGTAATTCAGAACACAGAAAAAGGCAAAGGTAATAACGACAAAGAGAGTAATAACAATAACAAGGGCAACAAGAAGAACGAAGACAGTGATGGAAACACAATCTTTAGTTACCCTCCTCAATATTCAGCCCAGAATAACTATCCCTCTCAGATTTTTAGCGACGAGAATGTGCATTCTTGTTCGATCATGTGA
- the LOC125575551 gene encoding heavy metal-associated isoprenylated plant protein 8-like — protein MHCDGCASQVSHCLRGYDGVEKIKTEVGENKVVVSGKFDDPVKILRRVQKKFSKNAELIYPKPNLNQDQKKEQQQKKESTPQIKTAILKMNIHCEGCVNEIKRGIEKIKGIQTAEPDRSKSMVVVRGVMDPPKLVDEIKKKLKRHAELVSQNTEKGKGNNDNESNNNNKGNKKNEDSDGNTIFSYPPQYSAQHNYPSQIFSEENVHSCSIM, from the exons ATGCACTGTGATGGTTGCGCTTCACAAGTTTCCCATTGTTTGAGGGGATATGATG GGGTTGAGAAAATTAAGACAGAGGTTGGAGAAAATAAAGTCGTTGTGTCTGGGAAATTTGATGATCCGGTGAAGATATTACGAAGGGTGCAAAAGAAATTCAGTAAAAATGCTGAGTTAATTTACCCAAAGCCTAACCTTAATCAAGATCAGAAGAAGGAGcaacaacaaaagaaagaa AGTACTCCGCAGATCAAAACtgcaattttaaaaatgaacatTCACTGTGAAGGATGTGTTAATGAAATCAAAAGAGGCATTGAGAAAATAAAAG GTATTCAAACGGCGGAACCAGACCGGTCAAAGTCAATGGTGGTGGTACGAGGAGTCATGGATCCTCCAAAACTCGTGGATGAAATCAAGAAAAAACTTAAGAGGCATGCAGAGCTTGTAAGTCAGAACACAGAGAAAGGCAAAGGTAATAACGACAACGAGAGTAATAACAATAACAAGGGCAACAAGAAGAACGAAGACAGTGATGGAAACACAATCTTTAGTTACCCTCCTCAATATTCAGCCCAGCATAACTATCCCTCTCAGATTTTTAGCGAGGAGAATGTGCATTCTTGTTCGATCATGTGA
- the LOC106435938 gene encoding heavy metal-associated isoprenylated plant protein 8 — MGKNKQNGEADNKSKNQKNGDSNKSDTKNQKNGDADKSNKKNQCKEIFLKVYMHCEGCATQVSHCLRGYDGVEQIKTEVGENKVVVSGKFDDPVKILRRVQKKFSKNAELISPKPNLNQDQKKEQQQKKESTPQIKTAILKMNIHCEGCVNEIKRGIEKIKSIQTAEPDRSKSMVVVRGVMDPPKLVDEIKKKLKRHAELASQNTEKGKGNNDKESNNNNKGNKKNEDSDGNTIFSCPPQYSAQHNYPSQIFSEENVHSCSIM; from the exons atgggAAAG AACAAGCAAAATGGAGAAGCAGACAACAAGTCCAAGAATCAGAAAAATGGAGACTCCAATAAGTCAGATACGAAGAATCAAAAAAATGGAGATGCCGATAAGTCTAATAAGAAGAATCAGTGTAAAGAAATTTTTCTGAAGGTTTACATGCACTGTGAAGGTTGCGCTACACAAGTTTCCCATTGTTTGAGGGGATATGATG GGGTTGAGCAAATTAAGACAGAGGTTGGAGAAAATAAAGTCGTTGTGTCTGGGAAATTTGATGATCCGGTGAAGATATTACGAAGGGTGCAAAAGAAATTCAGTAAAAATGCCGAGTTAATTTCCCCAAAGCCTAACCTTAATCAAGATCAGAAGAAGGAGcaacaacaaaagaaagaa AGTACTCCGCAGATCAAAACtgcaattttaaaaatgaacatTCACTGTGAAGGATGTGTTAATGAAATCAAAAGAGGCattgagaaaataaaaa GTATTCAAACGGCGGAACCAGACCGGTCAAAGTCAATGGTGGTGGTACGAGGAGTCATGGATCCTCCAAAACTCGTGGATGAAATCAAGAAAAAACTTAAGAGGCATGCAGAGCTTGCAAGTCAGAACACAGAGAAAGGCAAAGGTAATAACGACAAAGAGAGTAATAACAATAACAAGGGCAACAAGAAGAACGAAGACAGTGATGGAAACACAATCTTTAGTTGCCCTCCTCAATATTCAGCCCAGCATAACTATCCCTCTCAGATTTTTAGCGAGGAGAATGTGCATTCTTGTTCGATCATGTGA
- the LOC125587368 gene encoding heavy metal-associated isoprenylated plant protein 8-like, translating to MGKNKQNGEADNKSKNQKNGDSNKSDMKNQKNGDADKSNKKNQCKEIVLKVYMHCEGCASQVSHCLRGYDGVEQIKAEVGENKVVVSGKFDDPVKILRRVQKKFSKNAELISPKPNLNQDQKKEQQQKKESTPQIKTAILKMNIHCEGCVNEIKRGIEKIKGIQTAEPDQSKSMVVVRGVMDPPKLVDEIKKKLKRHAELVSQNTEKGKSNNDKESNNNNKGNKKNEDNDGNTIFSYPPQYSAQHNYPSQIFSDENVHSCSIM from the exons atgggAAAG AACAAGCAAAATGGAGAAGCAGACAACAAGTCCAAGAATCAGAAAAATGGAGACTCCAATAAGTCAGATATGAAGAATCAAAAAAATGGAGATGCCGATAAGTCTAATAAGAAGAATCAGTGTAAAGAAATTGTTCTGAAGGTTTACATGCACTGTGAAGGTTGCGCTTCACAAGTTTCCCATTGTTTGAGGGGATATGATG GGGTTGAGCAAATTAAGGCAGAGGTTGGAGAAAATAAAGTCGTTGTGTCTGGGAAATTTGATGATCCGGTGAAGATATTACGAAGGGTGCAAAAGAAATTCAGTAAAAATGCTGAGTTAATTTCCCCAAAGCCTAACCTTAATCAAGATCAGAAGAAGGAGcaacaacaaaagaaagaa AGTACTCCGCAGATCAAAACtgcaattttaaaaatgaacatTCACTGTGAAGGATGTGTTAATGAAATCAAAAGAGGCATTGAGAAAATAAAAG GTATTCAAACGGCGGAACCAGACCAGTCAAAGTCAATGGTGGTGGTACGAGGAGTCATGGATCCTCCAAAACTCGTGGATGAAATCAAGAAAAAACTTAAGAGGCATGCAGAGCTTGTAAGTCAGAACACAGAGAAAGGCAAAAGTAATAACGACAAAGAGAGTAATAACAATAACAAGGGCAACAAGAAGAACGAAGACAATGATGGAAACACAATCTTTAGTTACCCTCCTCAATATTCAGCCCAGCATAACTATCCCTCTCAGATTTTTAGCGACGAGAATGTGCATTCTTGTTCGATCATGTGA
- the LOC111213861 gene encoding heavy metal-associated isoprenylated plant protein 8-like → MHCEGCASQVSHCLRGYDGVEQIKTEVGENKVVVSGKFDDPVKILRRVQKKFSKNAELISPKPNLNQDQKKEQQQKKESTPQIKTAILKMNIHCEGCVNEIKRGIEKIKGIQTVEPDLSKSMVVVRGVMDPPKLVEEIKKKLKRHAKLVSQNTEKGKGNNDKESNNNNKGNKKNEDSDGNTIFSYPPQYSAQHNYPSQIFSDENVHSRSIM, encoded by the exons ATGCACTGTGAAGGTTGCGCTTCACAAGTTTCCCATTGTTTGAGGGGATATGATG GGGTTGAGCAAATTAAGACAGAGGTTGGAGAAAATAAAGTCGTTGTGTCTGGGAAATTTGATGATCCGGTGAAGATATTACGAAGGGTGCAAAAGAAATTCAGTAAAAATGCTGAGTTAATTTCCCCAAAGCCTAACCTTAATCAAGATCAGAAGAAGGAGcaacaacaaaagaaagaa AGTACTCCGCAGATCAAAACtgcaattttaaaaatgaacatTCACTGTGAAGGATGTGTTAATGAAATCAAAAGAGGCATTGAGAAAATAAAAG GTATTCAAACGGTGGAACCAGACCTGTCAAAGTCAATGGTGGTGGTACGAGGAGTTATGGATCCTCCAAAACTCGTGGAGGAAATCAAGAAAAAACTTAAGAGACATGCAAAGCTTGTAAGTCAGAACACAGAGAAAGGCAAAGGTAATAACGACAAAGAGAGTAATAACAATAACAAGGGCAACAAGAAGAACGAAGACAGTGATGGAAACACAATCTTTAGTTACCCTCCTCAATATTCAGCCCAGCATAACTATCCCTCTCAGATTTTTAGCGACGAGAATGTGCATTCTCGTTCGATCATGTGA
- the LOC106435949 gene encoding THO complex subunit 7B, whose amino-acid sequence MSVKARRISGRLETVVAKPTYAFDPVDDDKIIRNRLLTRTTTTRGEPPLKKLQKKFTSFVLEVDKEEDNYAECNRLAKAFLQELTTFEIPLLKSRAVVEANVREKESFDEVKVETERQIMQAKGEIEELKRQLEESKIERQHKEECETIRKLISAQPPRAETEKVIAELKREIAELEAESTASWRLLELRKKQFALLLHVVDELQNTMEDEQKSLVDEIRTAVEDQRNTTEPMSVD is encoded by the exons ATGTCAGTGAAAGCAAGGAGGATCTCCGGGAGATTAGAGACTGTAGTAGCCAAACCTACTTACGCCTTCGACCCCGTCGACGATGACAAGATCATAAGAAACCGTCTCCTCACCCGAACCACCACCACACGAGGCGAGCCTCCGTTAAAGAAGCTCCAGAAGAAGTTCACTTCCTTCGTCCTCGAAGTCGACAAAGAGGAAGACAACTACGCCGAGTGCAACCGCCTCGCGAAGGCCTTCTTGCAGGAGCTAACCACCTTCGAGATCCCTCTTCTCAAGAGCCGGGCGGTCGTGGAAGCTAACGTTAGGGAGAAAGAGAGCTTCGACGAGGTGAAGGTTGAGACCGAGAGGCAGATCATGCAGGCGAAAGGTGAGATCGAGGAGCTGAAGAGGCAGCTTGAGGAGAGTAAGATTGAGAGGCAGCATAAGGAAGAGTGCGAGACGATTAGGAAGTTGATCTCCGCGCAGCCGCCGAGGGCGGAGACGGAGAAGGTGATTGCTGAGTTGAAGAGGGAGATTGCTGAGCTTGAAGCGGAGAGCACTGCGAGCTGGAGGTTGCTTGAGTTGAGGAAGAAGCAGTTTGCTCTCTTGTTGCATGTG GTGGATGAGTTGCAGAACACAATGGAAGATGAGCAGAAGAGTCTAGTGGATGAGATTCGGACAGCCGTGGAAGATCAGAGGAACACAACCGAACCCATGTCTGTGGATTAA
- the LOC106435937 gene encoding transcription factor MYB93-like — MGRSPCCDESGLKKGPWTPEEDEKLINHIRKHGHGSWRALPKQAGLNRCGKSCRLRWTNYLRPDIKRGNFAAEEEQTIINLHSLLGNKWSSIAGHLPGRTDNEIKNYWNTHIRKKLIQMGIDPVTHRPRTDHLNVLAALPQLLAAASFNNLLTLNQNIQPDATSVAKAQWLHSMMQVLNSNNTSSSVDIHHTNYNIFGQSSFLENRPNISENLYDPTQSISRIDHQPLDSFSSPLGVFSHQDNEDMIPPLISASSDGSKQTQMMIKNKEILKHNEHTSNPSSTLTFTQDHQPWCDIIDDEASDSYWKDLIEQTCSEPWPFHE; from the exons ATGGGAAGATCACCATGTTGCGATGAGAGCGGGCTAAAGAAAGGGCCATGGACGcctgaagaagatgagaaacTGATAAATCACATACGAAAACACGGTCATGGAAGCTGGAGAGCTCTTCCAAAGCAAGCCGGTCTAAATCGGTGTGGGAAGAGTTGCAGACTGAGATGGACTAATTACTTGAGGCCAGACATCAAAAGAGGAAACTTCGCTGCCGAGGAAGAACAAACCATCATCAACCTTCATTCTCTTCTTGGAAACaa GTGGTCGTCAATAGCTGGTCATCTTCCTGGAAGAACGGACAacgaaataaaaaattactGGAACACGCATATCAGAAAGAAACTTATACAGATGGGAATTGATCCGGTGACCCACAGGCCGAGGACCGACCATCTAAACGTTCTAGCCGCTTTACCGCAGCTTCTAGCTGCCGCAAGTTTCAACAACCTCTTgactctaaatcaaaatatacaacCGGATGCAACAAGTGTTGCTAAAGCTCAATGGTTACATAGTATGATGCAAGTCCTCAACAGCAACAACACATCTTCTTCCGTTGACATTCATCACACCAACTATAATATCTTTGGCCAATCTTCTTTCTTAGAGAACCGACCAAATATTAGTGAAAATCTCTATGATCCAACCCAAAGCATCTCTCGCATTGATCACCAGCCTCTAGATTCGTTTTCTAGCCCGCTTGGAGTATTTTCTCATCAAGATAATGAAGATATGATTCCTCCATTGATATCCGCCTCTTCTGATGGGTCTAAACAAACCCAAATGATgatcaagaacaaagagattTTGAAGCATAATGAGCACACTTCAAACCCTTCCTCGACCTTAACGTTCACGCAAGACCATCAGCCATGGTGTGACATAATTGACGATGAAGCAAGTGATTCTTATTGGAAAGATCTCATAGA GCAAACTTGTTCGGAGCCTTGGCCATTTCATGAATAG